The Prionailurus bengalensis isolate Pbe53 chromosome D2, Fcat_Pben_1.1_paternal_pri, whole genome shotgun sequence genome window below encodes:
- the LIPF gene encoding gastric triacylglycerol lipase isoform X2: MLLLLTVASLISALGTTHGFLGKLHPTNPEVTMNISQMISFWKYPNEEYEVVTEDGYILGINRIPYGRKNSENKGRRPVVFLQHGLLASATNWISNLPNNSLAFLLADAGYDVWLGNSRGNTWARKNLYYSPDSVEFWAFSFDEMAKYDLPATIDFILKKTGQDQLRYVGHSQGTTIGFIAFSTNPKLAKKIKTFYALAPVATVKYTKTLLNKLMLLPSFLFKIIFGNKIFYPHHFFDQFLATEVCSREMVDLLCSNTLFIICGFDTSNLNMSRLDVYLSHNPAGTSVQNVLHWSQAVKSGKFQAFDWGSPVQNMIHFHQPTPPYYNLTDMHVPIAVWNGGNDLLADPEDVDLLLSKLPNLIYHRKIPPYNHLDFIWAMDAPQVIYNEIVSMMGEDNK; this comes from the exons ATGCTGTTGCTATTAACAGTGGCCAGTTTGATATCTGCGCTTGGAACCACACATGGTTTCTTGGGAAAATTACACCCGACAAACCCTGAAGTGACTATGAATATT AGTCAGATGATCTCCTTCTGGAAATACCCAAATGAAGAGTATGAAGTTGTGACTGAGGATGGTTACATCCTTGGGATCAACAGAATCCCTTatggaaggaaaaattcagaGAATAAAG GCCGGAGACCCGTTGTGTTTTTGCAGCACGGTTTGCTCGCGTCAGCCACAAACTGGATTTCCAACCTTCCCAACAACAGCCTGGCCTTCCTTCTGGCCGATGCTGGTTATGACGTGTGGCTGGGGAACAGCAGGGGGAACACCTGGGCCAGGAAAAACCTATACTACTCGCCAGACTCAGTTGAATTCTGGGCTTTCAG CTTTGACGAAATGGCTAAATACGACCTTCCAGCCACAATtgacttcattttaaagaaaactggaCAGGATCAGCTCCGCTACGTTGGCCATTCCCAGGGCACCACGATTG GTTTTATTGCCTTCTCTACCAATCCCAAGCTggctaagaaaataaaaactttttatgcGCTGGCTCCTGTGGCCACTGTCAAGTACACGAAGACCCTGTTAAACAAGCTCATGCTTCTTCCGTCGTTCCTCTTCAAG ataataTTCGGGAACAAAATATTCTACCCACACCACTTTTTTGATCAATTTCTTGCCACTGAAGTGTGCTCCCGCGAGATGGTGGACCTCCTCTGTAGCAACACCTTATTTATCATTTGTGGATTTGACACTAGTAACTTGAATATG AGTCGCTTGGATGTGTATCTGTCACATAATCCAGCAGGAACGTCGGTTCAAAACGTCCTCCACTGGTCCCAG GCTGTCAAGTCTGGGAAATTCCAAGCTTTTGACTGGGGAAGTCCGGTTCAGAACATGATTCACTTTCATCAG CCCACACCCCCCTACTACAACCTGACGGACATGCACGTCCCGATTGCGGTGTGGAATGGTGGCAATGACTTGTTGGCAGACCCTGAAGATGTGGACCTTCTGCTTTCCAAACTCCCCAATCTCATTTACCACAGGAAGATTCCTCCTTACAATCACTTGGACTTTATCTGGGCCATGGATGCCCCTCAAGTAATTTACAATGAAATCGTTTCTATGATGGGAGAAGATAATAAGTAG
- the LIPF gene encoding gastric triacylglycerol lipase isoform X3, whose amino-acid sequence MLLLLTVASLISALGTTHGFLGKLHPTNPEVTMNISQMISFWKYPNEEYEVVTEDGYILGINRIPYGRKNSENTDAGYDVWLGNSRGNTWARKNLYYSPDSVEFWAFSFDEMAKYDLPATIDFILKKTGQDQLRYVGHSQGTTIGFIAFSTNPKLAKKIKTFYALAPVATVKYTKTLLNKLMLLPSFLFKIIFGNKIFYPHHFFDQFLATEVCSREMVDLLCSNTLFIICGFDTSNLNMSRLDVYLSHNPAGTSVQNVLHWSQAVKSGKFQAFDWGSPVQNMIHFHQPTPPYYNLTDMHVPIAVWNGGNDLLADPEDVDLLLSKLPNLIYHRKIPPYNHLDFIWAMDAPQVIYNEIVSMMGEDNK is encoded by the exons ATGCTGTTGCTATTAACAGTGGCCAGTTTGATATCTGCGCTTGGAACCACACATGGTTTCTTGGGAAAATTACACCCGACAAACCCTGAAGTGACTATGAATATT AGTCAGATGATCTCCTTCTGGAAATACCCAAATGAAGAGTATGAAGTTGTGACTGAGGATGGTTACATCCTTGGGATCAACAGAATCCCTTatggaaggaaaaattcagaGAATA CCGATGCTGGTTATGACGTGTGGCTGGGGAACAGCAGGGGGAACACCTGGGCCAGGAAAAACCTATACTACTCGCCAGACTCAGTTGAATTCTGGGCTTTCAG CTTTGACGAAATGGCTAAATACGACCTTCCAGCCACAATtgacttcattttaaagaaaactggaCAGGATCAGCTCCGCTACGTTGGCCATTCCCAGGGCACCACGATTG GTTTTATTGCCTTCTCTACCAATCCCAAGCTggctaagaaaataaaaactttttatgcGCTGGCTCCTGTGGCCACTGTCAAGTACACGAAGACCCTGTTAAACAAGCTCATGCTTCTTCCGTCGTTCCTCTTCAAG ataataTTCGGGAACAAAATATTCTACCCACACCACTTTTTTGATCAATTTCTTGCCACTGAAGTGTGCTCCCGCGAGATGGTGGACCTCCTCTGTAGCAACACCTTATTTATCATTTGTGGATTTGACACTAGTAACTTGAATATG AGTCGCTTGGATGTGTATCTGTCACATAATCCAGCAGGAACGTCGGTTCAAAACGTCCTCCACTGGTCCCAG GCTGTCAAGTCTGGGAAATTCCAAGCTTTTGACTGGGGAAGTCCGGTTCAGAACATGATTCACTTTCATCAG CCCACACCCCCCTACTACAACCTGACGGACATGCACGTCCCGATTGCGGTGTGGAATGGTGGCAATGACTTGTTGGCAGACCCTGAAGATGTGGACCTTCTGCTTTCCAAACTCCCCAATCTCATTTACCACAGGAAGATTCCTCCTTACAATCACTTGGACTTTATCTGGGCCATGGATGCCCCTCAAGTAATTTACAATGAAATCGTTTCTATGATGGGAGAAGATAATAAGTAG
- the LIPF gene encoding gastric triacylglycerol lipase isoform X1, whose translation MNISQMISFWKYPNEEYEVVTEDGYILGINRIPYGRKNSENKGRRPVVFLQHGLLASATNWISNLPNNSLAFLLADAGYDVWLGNSRGNTWARKNLYYSPDSVEFWAFSFDEMAKYDLPATIDFILKKTGQDQLRYVGHSQGTTIGFIAFSTNPKLAKKIKTFYALAPVATVKYTKTLLNKLMLLPSFLFKSRLDVYLSHNPAGTSVQNVLHWSQAVKSGKFQAFDWGSPVQNMIHFHQPTPPYYNLTDMHVPIAVWNGGNDLLADPEDVDLLLSKLPNLIYHRKIPPYNHLDFIWAMDAPQVIYNEIVSMMGEDNK comes from the exons ATGAATATT AGTCAGATGATCTCCTTCTGGAAATACCCAAATGAAGAGTATGAAGTTGTGACTGAGGATGGTTACATCCTTGGGATCAACAGAATCCCTTatggaaggaaaaattcagaGAATAAAG GCCGGAGACCCGTTGTGTTTTTGCAGCACGGTTTGCTCGCGTCAGCCACAAACTGGATTTCCAACCTTCCCAACAACAGCCTGGCCTTCCTTCTGGCCGATGCTGGTTATGACGTGTGGCTGGGGAACAGCAGGGGGAACACCTGGGCCAGGAAAAACCTATACTACTCGCCAGACTCAGTTGAATTCTGGGCTTTCAG CTTTGACGAAATGGCTAAATACGACCTTCCAGCCACAATtgacttcattttaaagaaaactggaCAGGATCAGCTCCGCTACGTTGGCCATTCCCAGGGCACCACGATTG GTTTTATTGCCTTCTCTACCAATCCCAAGCTggctaagaaaataaaaactttttatgcGCTGGCTCCTGTGGCCACTGTCAAGTACACGAAGACCCTGTTAAACAAGCTCATGCTTCTTCCGTCGTTCCTCTTCAAG AGTCGCTTGGATGTGTATCTGTCACATAATCCAGCAGGAACGTCGGTTCAAAACGTCCTCCACTGGTCCCAG GCTGTCAAGTCTGGGAAATTCCAAGCTTTTGACTGGGGAAGTCCGGTTCAGAACATGATTCACTTTCATCAG CCCACACCCCCCTACTACAACCTGACGGACATGCACGTCCCGATTGCGGTGTGGAATGGTGGCAATGACTTGTTGGCAGACCCTGAAGATGTGGACCTTCTGCTTTCCAAACTCCCCAATCTCATTTACCACAGGAAGATTCCTCCTTACAATCACTTGGACTTTATCTGGGCCATGGATGCCCCTCAAGTAATTTACAATGAAATCGTTTCTATGATGGGAGAAGATAATAAGTAG